AATTAAAAAAATAATTGGAATCGTTCCGAAGAGAATATGTGTCCCGGCACTGCACAAATAAGATCCGGTTATATATCATATATGTGGGTACATATTGTGTATCAAGAACAAAAAAATGCGGATATGGTCGAATGGTAAAATTTCTCTTTGCCAAGGAGAAGATGCGGGTTCGATTCCCGCTATCCGCCCAAGATCCAAGATAAAGTAATTTTTTTAATATTTATTATTTAATTTCATAAATAGCATTAAATATATCCTTAAATTAAGGATTTGGTATAGTTGGCCGTGATAGTGTAGTGATTCTATCCCTCCCCTACGTTTTCTTTTGCCTTCCACCCCCAAAAAGCGAAAGGCGGGAATTAATTACTAGTTACCAGAGTCAACCCGGCTATAGTTTGGAAAAACAAGATGTTGCGGAGACAGGATTTGAACCCGTGACCTCAAGGTTATGAGCCTTGCGAGCTACCAAACTGCTCTACCCCGCGCCGAAGATAAGAACTGAAAACTAATAGATAAACAAGGATAAAATGCGCCCCTCCACCCTATCTGTACAAATAGAATAGCCCATTTATACAGAATGGTAAAGGGGCTTCTATGATCATCGACCATAGAAATAGAAATGAAGCATTAATCCTTACCAACTTGATCTTGTTGCTCCTGGCAACAAACATGCATGAACCATTTCACGAAGTATGTGTCCAGATAGTCCAAAATCTCGATAGTTAGCTCTCGGCCTTCCGGTCAAAAAACAACGTCGATGAAGGCGTGTAGGTGCACTATTCCGTGGTAGGGATTGTAACTTTCCATAAATTTCCCATTTGTCACTCAACGACGGAACCTTGCTTATTTCTTTTTTTGAGGATCGACGAATCGAATGATATTTCTGTTCCAATTTTTGCCTCTTCTTCTCCCTCTGAATCAAACTTTTCTTTGCCATAATGGTTGAATTCCTATTAGTATCCATGATAAAAGTCGAATCCTAGATGTAGAAATAGAAGAAGGTGGACCCCCTCTCCGTTGAAAGAAATGAGATTATCGCGGATACACACATTAATTAACCAAATTTGCCCGACGTAGAGGCAATCAAGAAAGCTGCATAAGTGAATATATAACCTACAGAAAAGTGAGCTAATCCAACCAATCTTGCTTGTACAATGGAAAGGGCCACTGGTTTATCTCTCCAGCGAATCAAATTGGCCAAAGGTGTGCGTTCATGAGCCCATGCTAAAGTTTCAATCAATTCTTGCCAATATCCACGCCAAGAAATTAAGAACATAAATCCAGTAGCCCAAACAAGATGTCCAAATAAGAACATCCATGCCCAAACCGATAAACTATTCATACCAAAGGGGTTATATCCATTGATAAGTTGTGAAGAGTTTAACCATAAATAATCCCTTAACCAGCCCATCAAATAAGTGGAAGATTCATTAAACTGTGAAACGTTACCCTGCCATAATGTGATGTGCTTCCAATGCCAATAAAAAGTAACCCATCCAATAGTATTTAACATCCAAAAAACTGCCAAATAAAACGCGTCCCATGCCGAAATATCACAAGTACCACCTCGTCCTGGGCCATCGCACGGAAAACTATAACCGAAATCCTTTTTATCTGGCATTAACTTGGAACCACGTGCATCTAAAGCACCTTTTACTAAGATCAATGTAGTTGTATGTAAACCAAGAGCAATAGCATGATGAACTAAAAAGTCTCCAGGACCTATTGTTAAGAATAATGAATTACTATTTTCATTAACAGCATTTAACCAACCCGGCAACCAGATGCTTCGACCCGCATTGAATGCTGGGCCACTCGTTGACGATAAAAGTACATCGAACCCATATGAAGTTTTACCATGAGCGGATTGTATCCATTGAGCAAATATAGGTTCAATCAAGATTTGCTTCTCCGGAGTGCCAAAGGCAAGCATGACATCATTATGAACATAAAGTCCCAGGGTATGGAATCCCAGAAAGAGGCTGGCCCAACTTAAATGAGATATGATAGCTTCTTTATGATCTAACATTCTTGCCAATACATTATCTTCATTTTGCTCCGGATTGTAATCTCTAATGAAAAATATAGCTCCATGAGCAAAAGCTCCTGTCATGATGAATCCTGCGATATATTGGTGGTGGGTATATAATGCAGCTTGAGTAGTGAAGTCCTGTGCTATGAATGCATAAGCAGGTAAAGAGTACATGTGTTGAGCTACCAAAGAAGTAATAACCCCTAAAGAAGCTAGAGCAAGGCCTAATTGAAAATGAAGCGAATTGTTGATTGTGTCATAAAGACCCTTATGTCCACGCCCCAATCGCCCCCCCGGAGGAATATGTGCATCTAAAAGATCTTTCATACTGTGCCCAATCCCGAAATTGGTTCTATACATATGACCAGCAACGAGAAAAATAAATGCAATAGCTAAATGGTGATGGGCAATATCAGTCAACCATAAACTTTGCGTTTGTGGATGGAATCCCCCGAGAAGAGTTAGAATGGCAGTTCCCGCCCCTTGGGCGGTACCAAATAAATGACTACTTGAATCGGGGTTTTGAGCATAAAGATTCCATTGACCTGTAAAAAGTGGGCCTAACCCTTGGGGATGCGGTAATACATCTAAGAAATTATTCCACCGAACGTACTCCCCTCTGGATGCAGGAATAGCAACATGGACTAAATGCCCTGTCCAAGCCAAGGAACTTACGCCAAAAAGTCCTGACAAATGATGATTCAGACGAGATTCGGCATTTTTGAACCAGGAAACGCTCGGTTTCCATTTCGGTTGTAGGTGTAACCAACCTGCTATTAAGGATATGGCAGAAAGAAATAATAGAAAAAGAGCGCCAGTATAAAGATCTTGATTAGTGCGTAAACCGATTGTATACCACCACTGATAAACACCAGAATAAGCGATATTCACTGGGCCAAGAGCACCCCCTCGAGTAAAAGCTTCCACGGCCGGTTGACCAAAATGAGGATCCCAAATTGCATGAGCAATAGGTCTTACATGTAAAGGGTCCTGTACCCACGACTCAAAATTTCCTTGCCAAGCTACATGAAACAGATTTCCGGAAGTCCACAGAAAAATTATTGCTAATTGACCGAAGTGAGAAGCAAAAATATTCTGATAAAGACGTTCCTCAGTAATATCATCATGACTCTCGAAGTCATGTGCGGTAGCAATACCAAACCAAATACGACGAGTAGTGGGGTCCTGAGCTAAGCCTTGGCTAAACCTTGGAAATCGTAATGCCATAATGCTTTTCAAATCCTCCTAGCCATTATCCTACTGCAATAATTCTTGCTAAGAAGAATGCCCATGTTGTGGCAATTCCACCCAGAAGGTAATGGGTTACTCCTACAGCACGTCCTTGTATAATGCTCAAGGCTCTCGGCTGAGTAGCAGGAGCAACTTTTAATTTATTATGAGCCCAAACGATGGATTCAATAAGTTCTTGCCAATAACCACGTCCGCTGAATAGAAACATTAAACTAAAAGCCCAGACAAAATGAGCGCCTAGGAAAAAAAGGCCATATGCAGATAATGAAGAACCATAAGACTGAATTACCTGGGATGCCTGTGCCCATAAGAAATCGCGGAGCCACCCATTAATAGTAATAGAACTCTGCGCAAAGTTTCCTCCCGTGATATGAGTTACTACCCCTTGATCACTTACATTACCCCAAACATCTGACTGCATTTTCCAACTGAAATGGAATATTACTACCGAAATTGAATTGTACATCCAGAATAGTCCTAAGAAGACATGATCCCAGGCCGATACTTGACATGTACCCCCTCTTCCAGGTCCATCACAAGGAAAACGAAAACCAAGATTTGCCTTATCCGGTATCAAACGAGAACTGCGAGCAAATAGAACACCTTTCAAGAGTATCAATACCGTCACATGAATCGTAAATGCATGAATGTGATGTACCAAGAAATCGGCGGTTCCTAATGGAATAGGCAACAAAGCCACCTTGCCACCCACTGCCACTAAATCACCACCCCCCCAAGTTAAACTGGTGCTTGCTGTTGCACCAGGAGCCGTTGCACCAGGTGCTAAAGCATGGGTGTTTTGTATCCATTGAGCAAAAACGGGTTGTAATTGTATAGCGGTATCTGAAAACATATCTTGAGGACGCCCTAAAGCGCTCATGGTATCATTATGAATATACAAACCAAAACTGTGAAAGCCTAGAAATATACATGCCCAGTTGAGATGGGATATGATTGCATCACGATGCCTAAGGACACGATCTAATAGATCGTTGTACCGAGTAGTTGGATCATAATCTCTTACCATAAAAATGGCTGCATGCGCGGCAGCACCAACTATGAGAAATCCACCAATCCACATGTGATGTGTGAACAATGACAGTTGTGTACCATAGTCAGTAGCTAGATATGGATAAGGGGGCATGGAATACATATGATGAGCTACAACAATGGTTAAAGAGCCTAACATAGCTAAGTTAAGAGATAATTGAGCATGCCATGACGTTGTTAGGATCTCATATAGGCCTTTATGGCCCTGACCTGTAAATGGACCTTTATGGGCTTCTAAAATATCTTTTAGTCCATGACCAATACCCCAGTTGGTCTTATACATGTGACCCGCTATCAGGAAAAGAATTGCAATAGCTAAATGGTGATGGGCAATATCAGTCAGCCACAGACCCCCAGTTACTGGATCTAATCCTCCACGAAAAGTAAGAAAGTCCGCATATTTTGACCAATTCAAGGTGAAAAATGGGGTTGCTCCCTCGGCAAAACTGGGATAAAGTTGAGCCAAAAGATCTCGATTCAAGATAAATTCATGAGGAAGTGGTATCTCTTTAGGATCTACTCCAGCGTTTAGAAATTGGTTAATCGGTAAAGATACGTGTACTTGATGCCCCGCCCAAGAGAGAGACCCAAGTCCTAGTAGCCCTGCCAAATGGTGATTCAGCATAGATTCTACATCTTGAAACCAAGCCAATTTTGGCGCCGCTTTATGATAATGAAACCAACCAGCAAAAAGCATTAACGCTGCAAAGACCAATGCCCCAATTGCTGTACAATAGAGTTGTAATTCACTAGTTATTCCAGATGCTCGCCAAATCTGAAAAAAACCAGAGGTTATTTGTATTCCTCGGAAACCCCCGCCTACGTCACCATTTAATATTTCTTGGCCCACTATTGGCCAAACCACCTGGGCACTAGGCCCAATGTGAGTTGGATCACTTAGCCACGCTTCATAATTAGAAAAACGAGCACCGTGGAAATACATGCCGCTCAGCCAAAGAAAGATGATGGAGAGTTGACCGAAATGTGCACTAAATACTTTTCGAGAGATCTCCTCCAAATCACTGGTATGGCTATCGAAATCGTGAGCATCAGCATGTAGGTTCCAGATCCAAGTGGTAGTATCAGGCCCTTTAGCTATTGTTCTTGAGAAATGACCCGGTCTGGCCCATTCCTCGAAAGAAGTTTTTACGGGATCCCTATCTACCAAAATTTTAACTTCTGGTTCCGGCGAACGAATAATCATTGAGTCCTCCTCTTTCCGGACAACACATACAAAGAGACCCGCCAACAGTCAAATAATTAGTGAACCTTAGAGATAGAGAGATATTTCTATAATTAGTTCGTTTCTCTTCTATTTTTCTATCTCCCATCTATCTATTTTCTTTAGTTATTTACTAGAGCAATTATGATCTAGAAGTCGATCCGGGGCAAGTGTTCAGATCTATTATGACATAGCCTTGA
This region of Capsicum annuum chloroplast, complete genome genomic DNA includes:
- the psaB gene encoding photosystem I P700 apoprotein A2, with amino-acid sequence MALRFPRFSQGLAQDPTTRRIWFGIATAHDFESHDDITEERLYQNIFASHFGQLAIIFLWTSGNLFHVAWQGNFESWVQDPLHVRPIAHAIWDPHFGQPAVEAFTRGGALGPVNIAYSGVYQWWYTIGLRTNQDLYTGALFLLFLSAISLIAGWLHLQPKWKPSVSWFKNAESRLNHHLSGLFGVSSLAWTGHLVHVAIPASRGEYVRWNNFLDVLPHPQGLGPLFTGQWNLYAQNPDSSSHLFGTAQGAGTAILTLLGGFHPQTQSLWLTDIAHHHLAIAFIFLVAGHMYRTNFGIGHSMKDLLDAHIPPGGRLGRGHKGLYDTINNSLHFQLGLALASLGVITSLVAQHMYSLPAYAFIAQDFTTQAALYTHHQYIAGFIMTGAFAHGAIFFIRDYNPEQNEDNVLARMLDHKEAIISHLSWASLFLGFHTLGLYVHNDVMLAFGTPEKQILIEPIFAQWIQSAHGKTSYGFDVLLSSTSGPAFNAGRSIWLPGWLNAVNENSNSLFLTIGPGDFLVHHAIALGLHTTTLILVKGALDARGSKLMPDKKDFGYSFPCDGPGRGGTCDISAWDAFYLAVFWMLNTIGWVTFYWHWKHITLWQGNVSQFNESSTYLMGWLRDYLWLNSSQLINGYNPFGMNSLSVWAWMFLFGHLVWATGFMFLISWRGYWQELIETLAWAHERTPLANLIRWRDKPVALSIVQARLVGLAHFSVGYIFTYAAFLIASTSGKFG
- the rps14 gene encoding ribosomal protein S14, translated to MAKKSLIQREKKRQKLEQKYHSIRRSSKKEISKVPSLSDKWEIYGKLQSLPRNSAPTRLHRRCFLTGRPRANYRDFGLSGHILREMVHACLLPGATRSSW
- the psaA gene encoding photosystem I P700 apoprotein A1, which encodes MIIRSPEPEVKILVDRDPVKTSFEEWARPGHFSRTIAKGPDTTTWIWNLHADAHDFDSHTSDLEEISRKVFSAHFGQLSIIFLWLSGMYFHGARFSNYEAWLSDPTHIGPSAQVVWPIVGQEILNGDVGGGFRGIQITSGFFQIWRASGITSELQLYCTAIGALVFAALMLFAGWFHYHKAAPKLAWFQDVESMLNHHLAGLLGLGSLSWAGHQVHVSLPINQFLNAGVDPKEIPLPHEFILNRDLLAQLYPSFAEGATPFFTLNWSKYADFLTFRGGLDPVTGGLWLTDIAHHHLAIAILFLIAGHMYKTNWGIGHGLKDILEAHKGPFTGQGHKGLYEILTTSWHAQLSLNLAMLGSLTIVVAHHMYSMPPYPYLATDYGTQLSLFTHHMWIGGFLIVGAAAHAAIFMVRDYDPTTRYNDLLDRVLRHRDAIISHLNWACIFLGFHSFGLYIHNDTMSALGRPQDMFSDTAIQLQPVFAQWIQNTHALAPGATAPGATASTSLTWGGGDLVAVGGKVALLPIPLGTADFLVHHIHAFTIHVTVLILLKGVLFARSSRLIPDKANLGFRFPCDGPGRGGTCQVSAWDHVFLGLFWMYNSISVVIFHFSWKMQSDVWGNVSDQGVVTHITGGNFAQSSITINGWLRDFLWAQASQVIQSYGSSLSAYGLFFLGAHFVWAFSLMFLFSGRGYWQELIESIVWAHNKLKVAPATQPRALSIIQGRAVGVTHYLLGGIATTWAFFLARIIAVG